The genome window CAACGGACTGATAGtttgaaataaaatacttGAATATGGGAACATCTGAATGCATAAACCTTAGGAAAAAGGCAAATGTCAGAATCTCAACTCCCAAGAATCTCTCTTGGCAACGTACAGCACTGAAAACCCTATAGCAATAAGAGCATCAGAGACTCTAATTTGTTGCCTTATATGACCTCCCGCCTTGCGGCTAGGCGCCGATTTGTCGAAGACTTTAAGCAgtgaattgaaaattggaaattggatCTATAACTTTGAATGTAGGAACATCTGAATGCATAAAccttaagaaaagaaaggcaAATGCCAGAATCTCAGTTCCCAGAATCGCTGTTGGCAACGTACAGCACTAATAACGCTATGGAAATAAGCGAATCAGAGACTCTAATTTGTTGCCTTTTTCATAGCAAATCCAACAAACCCAACACAAATCAATTGCTTGTTCGTTCATCTAAACACTTCAACAAAAACACCCATCTAAAAAAGACAACAACTTTACCCAAAATCAACACAAAATTTTCATCAATGAAAATAAGAAGGCTCAGAGTGTAAAGTTAAGTTGGCATCAACAAGCCCCAAAAAGATAGCTTTCATAGTTTGATGGTATACAGATTTAGTCATCACTGCCTCTTCTATACACCAGAAATTAAAAGAACaggaaaacagaggaaaacagaaaaattcaGGAAGAGGCCTCAGAAGCTAGTGATAGAAACATCAAAGATTTTCTCAGATGGTACGGACAATATCAAAACATCACAGGCCAAATTTTATCAAACAGaacaaacacacaaaacaatTGCAAAGGTAGCAGAGAGGGGCTGAAAGATGGAGAGGCTGAGACCTGCGCTTAGCTGAGAAAACTTGGTTTGTTTGAAGCGAGGTCATGAGGTGTGTTTAAATAGTAGGGAGAAGAAACCATCAAAACCCTAGTGGTGTTAAATTACCATGATGTCCTTGGTTGGGATGGGTTGGGCTGGAGGTCAGTCCCATTTGGAATTGGGTTAAGGAACTTTTAGCCCATTTGATAAATTAGAGGCCCAATTCTTGTTTTAAGTAAAATTACTGCAACCCACATTAATCCAGCTACATATTTCTCATTTAAGTAGGGATTACTGACCTTACTATTTGTTTATTGATATTATCTCCACAAAATTGTTGAGTCTCGTTGTCGTGCAACTAGCTCAATTGGTTTAGAGCATTTATCTTGAACATTCTTGTTTGTATAAGTCAAGTGTCTTGAAGAATTAACCCAACCATCATGGGcgattttctttttgttttcggATGGTTGAattaaaagaatgaaaatatagCATATTTTACTTAGTTGACACATTGGCCCTTGTTTTTAGTTCTCATGTTCCTAGCAACCTCTTAGACATGACAGTGTTGTGAGTTGTTGCCTTGTGAATAGAAGGGGATGAGTTGCTTAACAAACAATGAAGAGTTGCTTAACAAACAATGAAGAGTTGCTTAACCCAACCATCATGCAGCTGTTTGTTTGGACATTTTAATTAGGTCCGATCTGTTTTATGATTGgttgcaaaaattatttgggaAGATTAGCATAATTGGACTGAGTAGAACCCTATTGTACGTGGCTCATCACTTTAACATACACAAGCACAACGAAAAACAAAAGTGTTGAGGTTGCATCATCAGATAATGTAACTGGTTCCAAGACTAAAAGTTAAGGAACTAAAACCATAAGAAAGGTAATGCCATAAAGTTATAAAACATTTGGCGCACAAGCGAAGAGATGATAAAATGAAAGCACAATCAGCAGCTTATTTAAAAACTGTGTGCTCTGGAAAAGCCTGCTTGTAGCTCCACTACCACCCCATCATACATTGTTCTTGTGTTCTGGCCTGTGAGTAAACTCAAAATCGATATGCACAAAAGCCCGTTCGACTTCAGGGAGTTGCTCGAGCTTCTCCTGGAGAGTCTCACCAATGTTGTGTGCTTTGTTCAGAAGCATGTCTTCTGGCAAGACAATGTCAACCTCCACAAAGTAATGAGAGCCAAATGTGTACGCTCTCACTGTGTCAATGTGCCTGATCTCTTCATGGTGGTTCCATATCAAATAAGTTAACTTTGCTAAGAAGTCGGGCGGGGCTGTTCTTCCGATTAGCGAATGCACATTCTCCAAAACTGTCTTTGCCCATGTATTAATGGTATAGAGTGCTATCTGCAATGTGTTCAAGAATGAAACCAACGTTAAtgaataaacataataaatcaTATCAGAGGGAGTGAAACTTGTTATGGTGATGAAAGGACTTACAACAATAGCACCAGTAGGATCAATCCACCAGAAAAACCGGACGGCTAAGACTGCTGCTGCTAAACCAACTGAATTAGTAATAACATCGAAAAAATGGTCTTGTGCATAGGCCCGTACAATTTCGTTTTTAAATCTGCGACAGTAGACCATGAGAACAAACTTCACTACTGTGACTGAGGCCATGATACCGATCATCCACATCTCTTCcgtaaatttcattttttctgGCGGTGACTGCACCCAGAAAATGATACAACGGATATAGAAACAATATTAATTacaaaacaagcaaaaaaatGAGAGCCACATAATGAGCCAATATATAGAATGACAAAATTTGGATATGCAGAAATAACGAATTTCAAACAGGATCATGAAATTATGACTTATAGTGAAAATCTAACTCTGTTAATTCCACGAGAAAAAATTTGACCAACATATTTAGATTCTGATTTTCATGATTGATGCTTGGCTGCCAGCATCAAGATATTGCAAGGAATCACCAGTTTAGGTTGAGTTTCTATAGAGGAACATATGGTTGAGTTTTGAAGTGTCAAAAATATTCTCTACACACTTAGTATAAGAACTATAGTTTAACCCTTGACTGAAAAGAGATGTTATGGCTTAACTAACATACAGTAAGTAAAATGTGAGGACGTCATTAaaaattgtattacaaaatgCAGCAATAAACTAAGAAACCATTCTCAAGTTGAAGTTTAAAATATCATTTCTTCCTTCCTTTGTTGCATACTGCCATACTGGTGTTATTTACTCACCCATACAGGGAAATAATACTATGTTAAACTCACTGATTCGGAGTCTGAAACCTGAC of Prunus dulcis chromosome 4, ALMONDv2, whole genome shotgun sequence contains these proteins:
- the LOC117626265 gene encoding metal tolerance protein 10 isoform X2; the encoded protein is METMTEEGCLPGSLTEDQMKQLAKSERMAVHVSNIANLVLFAAKVYASIMSRSLAVIASTLDSLLDLLSGFILWFTANAMKNPNQFHYPIGKKRMQPVGIIVFASVMATLGLQILLESARELISQSPPEKMKFTEEMWMIGIMASVTVVKFVLMVYCRRFKNEIVRAYAQDHFFDVITNSVGLAAAVLAVRFFWWIDPTGAIVIALYTINTWAKTVLENVHSLIGRTAPPDFLAKLTYLIWNHHEEIRHIDTVRAYTFGSHYFVEVDIVLPEDMLLNKAHNIGETLQEKLEQLPEVERAFVHIDFEFTHRPEHKNNV